From Oryza brachyantha chromosome 9, ObraRS2, whole genome shotgun sequence, a single genomic window includes:
- the LOC102705842 gene encoding D-aminoacyl-tRNA deacylase isoform X8, translating to MVVLVVATASDPASIGPAAAFLAMPGWSPGPPIPVSDLGGMDSFINGDVRLLKHERSIIAEDDLDLRWQAATGEDVSEVIFLSKHTAASNRPALTVHPIGVPHLREDETLPQGGRPGWVALPNPRIGPWLRLMQKIAVDQGLVPEFEITLEATHHGPVTNTPTMFVEIGSTEEYWGRQDAAQAIALLLWKGLLEEGKTVGTWQGNGEKVLLGIGGGHYAPRHMDIVIKDGVWVGHLLSGYSLPMEVLPEGTGKSFSEVGGMWKHSIKVSYDATKAAFPGGEVIAHLDQNDA from the exons ATGGTGGTACtggtggtggcgacggcgtcggACCCGGCGTCCATCGGCCCAGCCGCTGCCTTCCTCGCCATGCCCGGGTGGTCCCCCGGCCCGCCTATCCCCGTAAGCGACCTG GGGGGGATGGATAGCTTCATAAATGGGGATGTTCGGCTATTAAAGCATGAACGCAGCATCATTGCAGAGGATGATCTTGACCTCCGGTGGCAGGCAGCCACTGGAGAGGATGTCTCTGAGGTCATATTCCTCAGCAAGCACACTGCTGCCTCCAACCGTCCTGCTCTTACTGTCCATCCAATCG GTGTTCCACATCTAAGGGAAGATGAGACGCTGCCTCAAGGAGGGAGGCCAGGATGGGTAGCTCTTCCAAATCCTCGAATTGGCCCATGGCTCCGTTTGATGCAAAAGATTGCTGTAGACCAAGGTCTTGTTCCAGAGTTTGAG ATTACACTGGAAGCTACTCATCATGGACCAGTCACCAATACACCCACGATGTTTGTTGAGATAG GAAGTACTGAAGAATATTGGGGTCGTCAAGATGCTGCTCAGGCAATTGCTCTA CTTCTTTGGAAAGGTCTTCTTGAGGAAGGAAAAACTGTTGGAACCTGGCAGGG TAATGGTGAAAAAGTACTACTTGGCATAGGAGGTGGCCACTATGCTCCTCGTCATATGGATATTGTCAT CAAAGATGGTGTATGGGTGGGTCATCTGCTCTCTGGTTATTCATTGCCAATGGAAGTGCTACCTGAAGGAACTGGGAAGAGTTTTAGTGAGGTTGGTGGGATGTGGAAGCATTCCATCAAAGTTTCATATGATGCCACAAAGGCAGCATTTCCTGGCGGTGAAGTTATAGCACATCTTGATCAAAA TGATGCTTGA
- the LOC102705842 gene encoding D-aminoacyl-tRNA deacylase isoform X5 codes for MVVLVVATASDPASIGPAAAFLAMPGWSPGPPIPGGMDSFINGDVRLLKHERSIIAEDDLDLRWQAATGEDVSEVIFLSKHTAASNRPALTVHPIGVPHLREDETLPQGGRPGWVALPNPRIGPWLRLMQKIAVDQGLVPEFEITLEATHHGPVTNTPTMFVEIGSTEEYWGRQDAAQAIALLLWKGLLEEGKTVGTWQGNGEKVLLGIGGGHYAPRHMDIVIKDGVWVGHLLSGYSLPMEVLPEGTGKSFSEVGGMWKHSIKVSYDATKAAFPGGEVIAHLDQKSFKGWQKTAIMSYLQKLNIRIGKPNDFI; via the exons ATGGTGGTACtggtggtggcgacggcgtcggACCCGGCGTCCATCGGCCCAGCCGCTGCCTTCCTCGCCATGCCCGGGTGGTCCCCCGGCCCGCCTATCCCC GGGGGGATGGATAGCTTCATAAATGGGGATGTTCGGCTATTAAAGCATGAACGCAGCATCATTGCAGAGGATGATCTTGACCTCCGGTGGCAGGCAGCCACTGGAGAGGATGTCTCTGAGGTCATATTCCTCAGCAAGCACACTGCTGCCTCCAACCGTCCTGCTCTTACTGTCCATCCAATCG GTGTTCCACATCTAAGGGAAGATGAGACGCTGCCTCAAGGAGGGAGGCCAGGATGGGTAGCTCTTCCAAATCCTCGAATTGGCCCATGGCTCCGTTTGATGCAAAAGATTGCTGTAGACCAAGGTCTTGTTCCAGAGTTTGAG ATTACACTGGAAGCTACTCATCATGGACCAGTCACCAATACACCCACGATGTTTGTTGAGATAG GAAGTACTGAAGAATATTGGGGTCGTCAAGATGCTGCTCAGGCAATTGCTCTA CTTCTTTGGAAAGGTCTTCTTGAGGAAGGAAAAACTGTTGGAACCTGGCAGGG TAATGGTGAAAAAGTACTACTTGGCATAGGAGGTGGCCACTATGCTCCTCGTCATATGGATATTGTCAT CAAAGATGGTGTATGGGTGGGTCATCTGCTCTCTGGTTATTCATTGCCAATGGAAGTGCTACCTGAAGGAACTGGGAAGAGTTTTAGTGAGGTTGGTGGGATGTGGAAGCATTCCATCAAAGTTTCATATGATGCCACAAAGGCAGCATTTCCTGGCGGTGAAGTTATAGCACATCTTGATCAAAA GAGCTTTAAGGGCTGGCAAAAGACTGCTATTATGAGCTACTTGCAGAAGCTGAACATTAGGATAGGTAAACCTAATGATTTCATCTAA
- the LOC102705842 gene encoding D-aminoacyl-tRNA deacylase isoform X1 has translation MVVLVVATASDPASIGPAAAFLAMPGWSPGPPIPVSDLGGMDSFINGDVRLLKHERSIIAEDDLDLRWQAATGEDVSEVIFLSKHTAASNRPALTVHPIGVPHLREDETLPQGGRPGWVALPNPRIGPWLRLMQKIAVDQGLVPEFEITLEATHHGPVTNTPTMFVEIGSTEEYWGRQDAAQAIALLLWKGLLEEGKTVGTWQGNGEKVLLGIGGGHYAPRHMDIVIKDGVWVGHLLSGYSLPMEVLPEGTGKSFSEVGGMWKHSIKVSYDATKAAFPGGEVIAHLDQKSFKGWQKTAIMSYLQKLNIRIESRSCKHTAV, from the exons ATGGTGGTACtggtggtggcgacggcgtcggACCCGGCGTCCATCGGCCCAGCCGCTGCCTTCCTCGCCATGCCCGGGTGGTCCCCCGGCCCGCCTATCCCCGTAAGCGACCTG GGGGGGATGGATAGCTTCATAAATGGGGATGTTCGGCTATTAAAGCATGAACGCAGCATCATTGCAGAGGATGATCTTGACCTCCGGTGGCAGGCAGCCACTGGAGAGGATGTCTCTGAGGTCATATTCCTCAGCAAGCACACTGCTGCCTCCAACCGTCCTGCTCTTACTGTCCATCCAATCG GTGTTCCACATCTAAGGGAAGATGAGACGCTGCCTCAAGGAGGGAGGCCAGGATGGGTAGCTCTTCCAAATCCTCGAATTGGCCCATGGCTCCGTTTGATGCAAAAGATTGCTGTAGACCAAGGTCTTGTTCCAGAGTTTGAG ATTACACTGGAAGCTACTCATCATGGACCAGTCACCAATACACCCACGATGTTTGTTGAGATAG GAAGTACTGAAGAATATTGGGGTCGTCAAGATGCTGCTCAGGCAATTGCTCTA CTTCTTTGGAAAGGTCTTCTTGAGGAAGGAAAAACTGTTGGAACCTGGCAGGG TAATGGTGAAAAAGTACTACTTGGCATAGGAGGTGGCCACTATGCTCCTCGTCATATGGATATTGTCAT CAAAGATGGTGTATGGGTGGGTCATCTGCTCTCTGGTTATTCATTGCCAATGGAAGTGCTACCTGAAGGAACTGGGAAGAGTTTTAGTGAGGTTGGTGGGATGTGGAAGCATTCCATCAAAGTTTCATATGATGCCACAAAGGCAGCATTTCCTGGCGGTGAAGTTATAGCACATCTTGATCAAAA GAGCTTTAAGGGCTGGCAAAAGACTGCTATTATGAGCTACTTGCAGAAGCTGAACATTAGGATAG AATCCAGGTCATGTAAACATACAGCAGTATAA
- the LOC102705842 gene encoding D-aminoacyl-tRNA deacylase isoform X6, with the protein MVVLVVATASDPASIGPAAAFLAMPGWSPGPPIPVSDLGGMDSFINGDVRLLKHERSIIAEDDLDLRWQAATGEDVSEVIFLSKHTAASNRPALTVHPIGVPHLREDETLPQGGRPGWVALPNPRIGPWLRLMQKIAVDQGLVPEFEITLEATHHGPVTNTPTMFVEIGSTEEYWGRQDAAQAIALLLWKGLLEEGKTVGTWQGNGEKVLLGIGGGHYAPRHMDIVIKDGVWVGHLLSGYSLPMEVLPEGTGKSFSEVGGMWKHSIKVSYDATKAAFPGGEVIAHLDQKWISLHHLSCKFKVVLSST; encoded by the exons ATGGTGGTACtggtggtggcgacggcgtcggACCCGGCGTCCATCGGCCCAGCCGCTGCCTTCCTCGCCATGCCCGGGTGGTCCCCCGGCCCGCCTATCCCCGTAAGCGACCTG GGGGGGATGGATAGCTTCATAAATGGGGATGTTCGGCTATTAAAGCATGAACGCAGCATCATTGCAGAGGATGATCTTGACCTCCGGTGGCAGGCAGCCACTGGAGAGGATGTCTCTGAGGTCATATTCCTCAGCAAGCACACTGCTGCCTCCAACCGTCCTGCTCTTACTGTCCATCCAATCG GTGTTCCACATCTAAGGGAAGATGAGACGCTGCCTCAAGGAGGGAGGCCAGGATGGGTAGCTCTTCCAAATCCTCGAATTGGCCCATGGCTCCGTTTGATGCAAAAGATTGCTGTAGACCAAGGTCTTGTTCCAGAGTTTGAG ATTACACTGGAAGCTACTCATCATGGACCAGTCACCAATACACCCACGATGTTTGTTGAGATAG GAAGTACTGAAGAATATTGGGGTCGTCAAGATGCTGCTCAGGCAATTGCTCTA CTTCTTTGGAAAGGTCTTCTTGAGGAAGGAAAAACTGTTGGAACCTGGCAGGG TAATGGTGAAAAAGTACTACTTGGCATAGGAGGTGGCCACTATGCTCCTCGTCATATGGATATTGTCAT CAAAGATGGTGTATGGGTGGGTCATCTGCTCTCTGGTTATTCATTGCCAATGGAAGTGCTACCTGAAGGAACTGGGAAGAGTTTTAGTGAGGTTGGTGGGATGTGGAAGCATTCCATCAAAGTTTCATATGATGCCACAAAGGCAGCATTTCCTGGCGGTGAAGTTATAGCACATCTTGATCAAAA ATGGATTTCATTACATCATTTAAGTTGCAAATTTAAAGTGGTATTATCAAGCACATAA
- the LOC102705842 gene encoding D-aminoacyl-tRNA deacylase isoform X3 encodes MVVLVVATASDPASIGPAAAFLAMPGWSPGPPIPVSDLGGMDSFINGDVRLLKHERSIIAEDDLDLRWQAATGEDVSEVIFLSKHTAASNRPALTVHPIGVPHLREDETLPQGGRPGWVALPNPRIGPWLRLMQKIAVDQGLVPEFEITLEATHHGPVTNTPTMFVEIGSTEEYWGRQDAAQAIALLLWKGLLEEGKTVGTWQGNGEKVLLGIGGGHYAPRHMDIVIKDGVWVGHLLSGYSLPMEVLPEGTGKSFSEVGGMWKHSIKVSYDATKAAFPGGEVIAHLDQKSFKGWQKTAIMSYLQKLNIRIDGFHYII; translated from the exons ATGGTGGTACtggtggtggcgacggcgtcggACCCGGCGTCCATCGGCCCAGCCGCTGCCTTCCTCGCCATGCCCGGGTGGTCCCCCGGCCCGCCTATCCCCGTAAGCGACCTG GGGGGGATGGATAGCTTCATAAATGGGGATGTTCGGCTATTAAAGCATGAACGCAGCATCATTGCAGAGGATGATCTTGACCTCCGGTGGCAGGCAGCCACTGGAGAGGATGTCTCTGAGGTCATATTCCTCAGCAAGCACACTGCTGCCTCCAACCGTCCTGCTCTTACTGTCCATCCAATCG GTGTTCCACATCTAAGGGAAGATGAGACGCTGCCTCAAGGAGGGAGGCCAGGATGGGTAGCTCTTCCAAATCCTCGAATTGGCCCATGGCTCCGTTTGATGCAAAAGATTGCTGTAGACCAAGGTCTTGTTCCAGAGTTTGAG ATTACACTGGAAGCTACTCATCATGGACCAGTCACCAATACACCCACGATGTTTGTTGAGATAG GAAGTACTGAAGAATATTGGGGTCGTCAAGATGCTGCTCAGGCAATTGCTCTA CTTCTTTGGAAAGGTCTTCTTGAGGAAGGAAAAACTGTTGGAACCTGGCAGGG TAATGGTGAAAAAGTACTACTTGGCATAGGAGGTGGCCACTATGCTCCTCGTCATATGGATATTGTCAT CAAAGATGGTGTATGGGTGGGTCATCTGCTCTCTGGTTATTCATTGCCAATGGAAGTGCTACCTGAAGGAACTGGGAAGAGTTTTAGTGAGGTTGGTGGGATGTGGAAGCATTCCATCAAAGTTTCATATGATGCCACAAAGGCAGCATTTCCTGGCGGTGAAGTTATAGCACATCTTGATCAAAA GAGCTTTAAGGGCTGGCAAAAGACTGCTATTATGAGCTACTTGCAGAAGCTGAACATTAGGATAG ATGGATTTCATTACATCATTTAA
- the LOC102705842 gene encoding D-aminoacyl-tRNA deacylase isoform X9 produces MDSFINGDVRLLKHERSIIAEDDLDLRWQAATGEDVSEVIFLSKHTAASNRPALTVHPIGVPHLREDETLPQGGRPGWVALPNPRIGPWLRLMQKIAVDQGLVPEFEITLEATHHGPVTNTPTMFVEIGSTEEYWGRQDAAQAIALLLWKGLLEEGKTVGTWQGNGEKVLLGIGGGHYAPRHMDIVIKDGVWVGHLLSGYSLPMEVLPEGTGKSFSEVGGMWKHSIKVSYDATKAAFPGGEVIAHLDQKSFKGWQKTAIMSYLQKLNIRIESRSCKHTAV; encoded by the exons ATGGATAGCTTCATAAATGGGGATGTTCGGCTATTAAAGCATGAACGCAGCATCATTGCAGAGGATGATCTTGACCTCCGGTGGCAGGCAGCCACTGGAGAGGATGTCTCTGAGGTCATATTCCTCAGCAAGCACACTGCTGCCTCCAACCGTCCTGCTCTTACTGTCCATCCAATCG GTGTTCCACATCTAAGGGAAGATGAGACGCTGCCTCAAGGAGGGAGGCCAGGATGGGTAGCTCTTCCAAATCCTCGAATTGGCCCATGGCTCCGTTTGATGCAAAAGATTGCTGTAGACCAAGGTCTTGTTCCAGAGTTTGAG ATTACACTGGAAGCTACTCATCATGGACCAGTCACCAATACACCCACGATGTTTGTTGAGATAG GAAGTACTGAAGAATATTGGGGTCGTCAAGATGCTGCTCAGGCAATTGCTCTA CTTCTTTGGAAAGGTCTTCTTGAGGAAGGAAAAACTGTTGGAACCTGGCAGGG TAATGGTGAAAAAGTACTACTTGGCATAGGAGGTGGCCACTATGCTCCTCGTCATATGGATATTGTCAT CAAAGATGGTGTATGGGTGGGTCATCTGCTCTCTGGTTATTCATTGCCAATGGAAGTGCTACCTGAAGGAACTGGGAAGAGTTTTAGTGAGGTTGGTGGGATGTGGAAGCATTCCATCAAAGTTTCATATGATGCCACAAAGGCAGCATTTCCTGGCGGTGAAGTTATAGCACATCTTGATCAAAA GAGCTTTAAGGGCTGGCAAAAGACTGCTATTATGAGCTACTTGCAGAAGCTGAACATTAGGATAG AATCCAGGTCATGTAAACATACAGCAGTATAA
- the LOC102705842 gene encoding D-aminoacyl-tRNA deacylase isoform X4 produces the protein MVVLVVATASDPASIGPAAAFLAMPGWSPGPPIPGGMDSFINGDVRLLKHERSIIAEDDLDLRWQAATGEDVSEVIFLSKHTAASNRPALTVHPIGVPHLREDETLPQGGRPGWVALPNPRIGPWLRLMQKIAVDQGLVPEFEITLEATHHGPVTNTPTMFVEIGSTEEYWGRQDAAQAIALLLWKGLLEEGKTVGTWQGNGEKVLLGIGGGHYAPRHMDIVIKDGVWVGHLLSGYSLPMEVLPEGTGKSFSEVGGMWKHSIKVSYDATKAAFPGGEVIAHLDQKSFKGWQKTAIMSYLQKLNIRIESRSCKHTAV, from the exons ATGGTGGTACtggtggtggcgacggcgtcggACCCGGCGTCCATCGGCCCAGCCGCTGCCTTCCTCGCCATGCCCGGGTGGTCCCCCGGCCCGCCTATCCCC GGGGGGATGGATAGCTTCATAAATGGGGATGTTCGGCTATTAAAGCATGAACGCAGCATCATTGCAGAGGATGATCTTGACCTCCGGTGGCAGGCAGCCACTGGAGAGGATGTCTCTGAGGTCATATTCCTCAGCAAGCACACTGCTGCCTCCAACCGTCCTGCTCTTACTGTCCATCCAATCG GTGTTCCACATCTAAGGGAAGATGAGACGCTGCCTCAAGGAGGGAGGCCAGGATGGGTAGCTCTTCCAAATCCTCGAATTGGCCCATGGCTCCGTTTGATGCAAAAGATTGCTGTAGACCAAGGTCTTGTTCCAGAGTTTGAG ATTACACTGGAAGCTACTCATCATGGACCAGTCACCAATACACCCACGATGTTTGTTGAGATAG GAAGTACTGAAGAATATTGGGGTCGTCAAGATGCTGCTCAGGCAATTGCTCTA CTTCTTTGGAAAGGTCTTCTTGAGGAAGGAAAAACTGTTGGAACCTGGCAGGG TAATGGTGAAAAAGTACTACTTGGCATAGGAGGTGGCCACTATGCTCCTCGTCATATGGATATTGTCAT CAAAGATGGTGTATGGGTGGGTCATCTGCTCTCTGGTTATTCATTGCCAATGGAAGTGCTACCTGAAGGAACTGGGAAGAGTTTTAGTGAGGTTGGTGGGATGTGGAAGCATTCCATCAAAGTTTCATATGATGCCACAAAGGCAGCATTTCCTGGCGGTGAAGTTATAGCACATCTTGATCAAAA GAGCTTTAAGGGCTGGCAAAAGACTGCTATTATGAGCTACTTGCAGAAGCTGAACATTAGGATAG AATCCAGGTCATGTAAACATACAGCAGTATAA
- the LOC102707056 gene encoding fasciclin-like arabinogalactan protein 2, whose product MAAALYVLAVALAVMAAAVEGKSYNITKILAAHPEFSKFNDMLSKTRLAYDINRRQTITVLAVDNSAMASLDHFTLPTIRHILSLHILVDYYGAKKLHALSHGATASSSMFQATGSAPGTTGYVNITSHKGGKIDFISEDADESAKPSRFVKSVKEIPYDISVLQVSSVLSSSEAEAPVPPPAPVNLTELLSKKYCKSFAGLLAANADVFRAVNETKDNGLTLFCPVDSAVAAFMPSYKNLTAKAKTAILLYHAVPDYFSLQLLKSNNGMVTTLATASESKKDYSYDVQNKGETVTLDTRVVTSAVTATVGDAEPLAVYAVNKFLKPKELYKVVEAPAPAPEPSKKHKAAADDSSDDSSDDSGNVKAHKGDAAPAAIARWVTAAATAIAALTLMA is encoded by the exons atggcggcggcgttgtACGTTCTTGCGGTGGCGCTggcggtgatggcggcggcggtcgaggGGAAGAGCTACAACATCACCAAGATCCTGGCGGCGCACCCGGAGTTCTCCAAGTTCAACGACATGCTGAGCAAAACGAGGCTGGCGTACGACATCAACCGGCGGCAGACGATCACGGTGCTGGCGGTGGACAACTCGGCCATGGCGTCGCTGGACCACTTCACCCTCCCCACCATCCGCCACATCCTCTCCCTCCACATCCTCGTCGACTACTACGGCGCCAAGAAGCTCCATGCCCTCTCCCATGGCGCCaccgcttcctcctccatgTTCCAG GCGACAGGATCGGCGCCGGGGACGACGGGGTACGTGAACATCACGTCGCACAAGGGCGGGAAGATCGACTTCATCTCGGAGGACGCCGACGAGAGCGCGAAGCCGTCGCGGTTCGTCAAGTCCGTCAAGGAGATCCCCTACGACATCTCCGTCCTCCAGGTCAGCTCCGTGCTCTCCTCCTCGGAGGCCGAGGCGcccgtcccgccgccggcgcccgtcAACCTCACCGAGCTCCTCTCCAAGAAGTACTGCAAGTCGttcgccggcctcctcgccgccaacGCCGACGTGTTCCGCGCCGTCAACGAGACCAAGGACAACGGCCTCACCCTCTTCTGCCCCGTCGACTCCGCCGTGGCCGCCTTCATGCCGTCCTACAAGAACCTCACGGCCAAGGCCAAGACGGCCATCCTCCTCTACCACGCCGTGCCGGACTACTTCTCGCTGCAGCTGCTCAAGTCCAACAACGGCATGGTCACCAcgctcgccaccgccagcGAGTCCAAGAAGGACTACAGCTACGACGTCCAGAACAAGGGCGAGACCGTCACGCTTGACACTAGGGTCGTCACCTccgccgtcaccgccaccGTCGGCGACGCCGAGCCGCTCGCTGTTTACGCCGTCAACAAGTTCCTCAAGCCCAAGGAGCTCTACAAGGTGGTCGAGGCCCCCGCTCCCGCGCCGGAGCCGTCCAAGAAGcacaaggcggcggcggacgacagCAGCGACGACTCGTCGGACGATTCCGGCAATGTGAAAGCCCACAAGGGTGACGCCGCGCCGGCAGCGATCGCCCGGTGGGTGACCGCCGCCGCGACTGCCATTGCAGCGTTGACGCTAATGGCGTGA
- the LOC102705842 gene encoding D-aminoacyl-tRNA deacylase isoform X2, whose amino-acid sequence MVVLVVATASDPASIGPAAAFLAMPGWSPGPPIPVSDLGGMDSFINGDVRLLKHERSIIAEDDLDLRWQAATGEDVSEVIFLSKHTAASNRPALTVHPIGVPHLREDETLPQGGRPGWVALPNPRIGPWLRLMQKIAVDQGLVPEFEITLEATHHGPVTNTPTMFVEIGSTEEYWGRQDAAQAIALLLWKGLLEEGKTVGTWQGNGEKVLLGIGGGHYAPRHMDIVIKDGVWVGHLLSGYSLPMEVLPEGTGKSFSEVGGMWKHSIKVSYDATKAAFPGGEVIAHLDQKSFKGWQKTAIMSYLQKLNIRIGKPNDFI is encoded by the exons ATGGTGGTACtggtggtggcgacggcgtcggACCCGGCGTCCATCGGCCCAGCCGCTGCCTTCCTCGCCATGCCCGGGTGGTCCCCCGGCCCGCCTATCCCCGTAAGCGACCTG GGGGGGATGGATAGCTTCATAAATGGGGATGTTCGGCTATTAAAGCATGAACGCAGCATCATTGCAGAGGATGATCTTGACCTCCGGTGGCAGGCAGCCACTGGAGAGGATGTCTCTGAGGTCATATTCCTCAGCAAGCACACTGCTGCCTCCAACCGTCCTGCTCTTACTGTCCATCCAATCG GTGTTCCACATCTAAGGGAAGATGAGACGCTGCCTCAAGGAGGGAGGCCAGGATGGGTAGCTCTTCCAAATCCTCGAATTGGCCCATGGCTCCGTTTGATGCAAAAGATTGCTGTAGACCAAGGTCTTGTTCCAGAGTTTGAG ATTACACTGGAAGCTACTCATCATGGACCAGTCACCAATACACCCACGATGTTTGTTGAGATAG GAAGTACTGAAGAATATTGGGGTCGTCAAGATGCTGCTCAGGCAATTGCTCTA CTTCTTTGGAAAGGTCTTCTTGAGGAAGGAAAAACTGTTGGAACCTGGCAGGG TAATGGTGAAAAAGTACTACTTGGCATAGGAGGTGGCCACTATGCTCCTCGTCATATGGATATTGTCAT CAAAGATGGTGTATGGGTGGGTCATCTGCTCTCTGGTTATTCATTGCCAATGGAAGTGCTACCTGAAGGAACTGGGAAGAGTTTTAGTGAGGTTGGTGGGATGTGGAAGCATTCCATCAAAGTTTCATATGATGCCACAAAGGCAGCATTTCCTGGCGGTGAAGTTATAGCACATCTTGATCAAAA GAGCTTTAAGGGCTGGCAAAAGACTGCTATTATGAGCTACTTGCAGAAGCTGAACATTAGGATAGGTAAACCTAATGATTTCATCTAA
- the LOC102705842 gene encoding D-aminoacyl-tRNA deacylase isoform X7, with translation MVVLVVATASDPASIGPAAAFLAMPGWSPGPPIPVSDLGGMDSFINGDVRLLKHERSIIAEDDLDLRWQAATGEDVSEVIFLSKHTAASNRPALTVHPIGVPHLREDETLPQGGRPGWVALPNPRIGPWLRLMQKIAVDQGLVPEFEITLEATHHGPVTNTPTMFVEIGSTEEYWGRQDAAQAIALLLWKGLLEEGKTVGTWQGNGEKVLLGIGGGHYAPRHMDIVIKDGVWVGHLLSGYSLPMEVLPEGTGKSFSEVGGMWKHSIKVSYDATKAAFPGGEVIAHLDQKWID, from the exons ATGGTGGTACtggtggtggcgacggcgtcggACCCGGCGTCCATCGGCCCAGCCGCTGCCTTCCTCGCCATGCCCGGGTGGTCCCCCGGCCCGCCTATCCCCGTAAGCGACCTG GGGGGGATGGATAGCTTCATAAATGGGGATGTTCGGCTATTAAAGCATGAACGCAGCATCATTGCAGAGGATGATCTTGACCTCCGGTGGCAGGCAGCCACTGGAGAGGATGTCTCTGAGGTCATATTCCTCAGCAAGCACACTGCTGCCTCCAACCGTCCTGCTCTTACTGTCCATCCAATCG GTGTTCCACATCTAAGGGAAGATGAGACGCTGCCTCAAGGAGGGAGGCCAGGATGGGTAGCTCTTCCAAATCCTCGAATTGGCCCATGGCTCCGTTTGATGCAAAAGATTGCTGTAGACCAAGGTCTTGTTCCAGAGTTTGAG ATTACACTGGAAGCTACTCATCATGGACCAGTCACCAATACACCCACGATGTTTGTTGAGATAG GAAGTACTGAAGAATATTGGGGTCGTCAAGATGCTGCTCAGGCAATTGCTCTA CTTCTTTGGAAAGGTCTTCTTGAGGAAGGAAAAACTGTTGGAACCTGGCAGGG TAATGGTGAAAAAGTACTACTTGGCATAGGAGGTGGCCACTATGCTCCTCGTCATATGGATATTGTCAT CAAAGATGGTGTATGGGTGGGTCATCTGCTCTCTGGTTATTCATTGCCAATGGAAGTGCTACCTGAAGGAACTGGGAAGAGTTTTAGTGAGGTTGGTGGGATGTGGAAGCATTCCATCAAAGTTTCATATGATGCCACAAAGGCAGCATTTCCTGGCGGTGAAGTTATAGCACATCTTGATCAAAA GTGGATTGATTAA